The Klebsiella aerogenes KCTC 2190 region GGTCGAGTCTTCGTGACAGGGTTGCGATGCCCATATCCATAGTTTCTGCCGCGCCGCTTAGCGTACCTGAGCGGGCCACAGCCAGAAAAATCCGCGTATCGTCCCAGTTAAAATCTGCTTTCATTATTTTCCATTTTTGGAAAACGGCTCTCCGTTTTCATGTCTGTTTTATCACTTCTCCTGGAATGATACTGCACTTCACCTCAAGAGAAGGCAATAAGCAACGACGCGGAACTTCAACCGTATCAGGCAAGCCAACTCTTTTTTAGCCATTTACTCAGGGATACAGAAGACATGAACGACCTCGTTTTACAGGCCAACCCGACGCCAGTGCGCGCATGGCTCGCCGTAGTTGCGCTGGGAGTCAGCGCATTTTCGATTGTGACCAGCGAACTGGCGCCGGTCGGTATGCTCAGCGCGCTGGCGAACGATTTGCATCAGTCGCAGGCGGGAGCGGGTCTTGCCGTCACCGCTTATGGCTGGGTGGCCGCGCTGGCCGCTTTACTGGCCGGCGCGATCCCCGCCCGGATTTCACGGAAGGCGCTATTGATTGTATTGATGTTAATCCTCGCATTTTCTTGTCTGGCGGCGACGCAGTCGCACACCATGCAGACGTTTATGACGGCGCGGATGACAGGGGCGCTGGCGCATGGCGCATTCTGGGCGCTAATAGGCACCGTGGCGGTACAACTGGTACCGGTTGATAAACTGGGGTTGGCCACCTCGGTGATTTTCGCCGGTGTTTCGGCGGCCAGCGTGCTGGGCGTGCCGCTATCGAGCTTTATTGCCGACATGGTCGGCTGGCGACAGGCATTCAGCGCGATTTCACTACTCTCATTAGCCGCCGCCGTGGCTTTGCTCTGGACGCTTCCCACGCTGGCGGCTCCGCAGCCGTTGAGGCTGAAAGTTTACGTTGGGATAGTTAAAAATCCGCTACTGCTTTCATTGTTCGGCGCTACAGCTTGCATTATTTCCGCGCATTTTGCTGCCTTCACCTATCTTGAGCCGTTGCTAACGCAAACCCGTGGTATACCGACATCGGCGATTTCCGCGCTGTTACTGATGTCAGGACTTTCCGGGCTGCT contains the following coding sequences:
- a CDS encoding MFS transporter → MNDLVLQANPTPVRAWLAVVALGVSAFSIVTSELAPVGMLSALANDLHQSQAGAGLAVTAYGWVAALAALLAGAIPARISRKALLIVLMLILAFSCLAATQSHTMQTFMTARMTGALAHGAFWALIGTVAVQLVPVDKLGLATSVIFAGVSAASVLGVPLSSFIADMVGWRQAFSAISLLSLAAAVALLWTLPTLAAPQPLRLKVYVGIVKNPLLLSLFGATACIISAHFAAFTYLEPLLTQTRGIPTSAISALLLMSGLSGLLGNLIAGKLIDRHIRVLIMTSLLLSAGALGMLSIRGGSALPVWFVAVLLGVWGAGMAIVFVGLQTWLLRSAGEATQPASAIYVAIFNAAIGTGALVGGLVSAKLGLSSLPLLAAVAMICGMALVWKLKSPRAI